One genomic window of Mustela erminea isolate mMusErm1 chromosome 13, mMusErm1.Pri, whole genome shotgun sequence includes the following:
- the PXN gene encoding paxillin isoform X2: protein MTRRDALLADLESTTSHISKRPVFLSEETPYSYPTGNHTYQEIAVPPPVPPPPSSEALNGTILDPLDQWDPSASRFIHQQPQSPSPVCGSSAKTSSASVPQDGAGPPCSRAGEEEHVYSFPNKQKSAEPSPTVMSSSLGSNLSELDRLLLELNAVQHNSPGFPADEANSSPPLPGALSPHYGIPENNSPLGGKAGPLTKEKPKRNGGRGLEDVRPSVESLLDELESSVPSPVPAITVNQGEMSSPQRVTSSQQQTRISASSATRELDELMASLSDFKTSSSAVALSSLGLLPKPAPAPRHIPSPSPPGPSLFLPSTPKLASGSPASSQEVLCLEDPSNGQGLRPPVAALQVTPDTPSARSPSVEGPLGPFGAEKQAQVWRDLSSLTSEVSRAPPCHTPPRQAGRAGPEEPGDPHGLLANPLYPEEAMAAARERPWALEAREIPHGATPSCPEVTEPAVVAVDRQAIFPDTWSLTKERGQPKQRAKPEPGEPESSRPAPVDEEQLGGQTPMRGSLIRPTLGPKTLRRPEGTTEAAAQVQRKQPEPPPAVVTDTPNTTERISASGQIRSVIRRSRETGHAHPMSREPSPRRRLDPATLSRTPSQERLIAELQGRLGIQPEAEEAAGAAGVSAEDWLTEGVIITVQPRGRRAGGQLVEKVVFPPGSPVPLRRTFPLLASPPPPVSLLQPHKDASASSPCPSPSLPAPSSLGPSALARGSPGVPSAAAGLREEGVQGPTPPPAAPHTWRSVGCQTDEDPLFPPMQIQGLEQMADGEAWAAGWPPSDRQSSPEGQDEGGFMAQGKTGGSSPPGGPPKPGSQLDSMLGSLQSDLNKLGVATVAKGVCGACKKPIAGQVVTAMGKTWHPEHFVCTHCQEEIGSRNFFERDGQPYCEKDYHNLFSPRCYYCNGPILDKVVTALDRTWHPEHFFCAQCGAFFGPEGFHEKDGKAYCRKDYFDMFAPKCGGCARAILENYISALNTLWHPECFVCRECFTPFVNGSFFEHDGQPYCEVHYHERRGSLCSGCQKPITGRCITAMAKKFHPEHFVCAFCLKQLNKGTFKEQNDKPYCQNCFLKLFC from the exons ATGACCCGGAGAG ACGCCCTGCTGGCCGACTTGGAGTCCACCACCTCCCACATCTCCAAACGGCCCGTGTTCTTGTCGGAGGAGACCCCCTACTCGTACCCAACTGGAAACCACACATACCAGGAGATTGCCGTGCCGCCCCCTGTCCCGCCACCCCCATCCAGTGAGGCCCTCAATGGCACGATCCTTGACCCCTTAGACCAGTGGGATCCCAGTGCCTCCCGATTCATCCACCAGCAG CCTCAGTCTCCGTCACCCGTGTGTGGCTCCAGTGCCAAAACTTCCAGCGCCTCCGTGCCCCAGGACGGCGCCGGCCCGCCGTGTTCCCGAGCCGGTGAGGAAGAGCACGTCTACAG tTTCCCCAACAAGCAGAAGTCGGCCGAGCCTTCACCCACTGTGATGAGCTCCTCCCTGGGCAGCAACCTTTCTGAACTTGACCGTCTGCTGCTGGAACTGAATGCGGTGCAGCATAATTCCCCGGGCTTCCCTGCAG ATGAGGCCAACTCAAGCCCGCCGCTGCCTGGAGCTCTGAGCCCCCACTATGGCATCCCAGAGAATAACAGCCCACTGGGGGGCAAAGCTGGACCCCTGACGAAAGAGAAGCCCAAGCGGAATGGGGGCCGCGGCCTGGAGGATGTGAGGCCCAGTGTGGAGAGTCTCTTGGATGAACTCGAGAGCTCCGTGCCCAGCCCCGT CCCTGCCATCACTGTGAACCAGGGCGAGATGAGCAGCCCTCAGCGAGTCACCTCCAGCCAGCAGCAGACACGCATCTCAGCCTCCTCTGCCACCAGGGAGCTTGACGAGCTGATGGCCTCCCTTTCGGATTTCAAG ACCAGCTCCTCTGCTGTGGCCTTGAGCTCCCTGGGGCTGCTGCCCAAACCAGCTCCAGCCCCGCGCCACAtaccttccccttctcctcctgggCCCTCTCTGTTCTTACCATCCACTCCTAAGCTTGCCTCTGGAAGTCCCGCTTCCTCCCAGGAGGTCCTCTGCTTGGAGGACCCCAGTAATGGCCAGGGCCTTCGACCTCCTGTGGCTGCCCTCCAGGTGACACCTGACACTCCCAGTGCGAGGTCTCCCTCTGTGGAGGGCCCTCTGGGGCCATTTGGTGCAGAGAAACAGGCTCAGGTTTGGAGAGACCTATCAAGCCTCACAAGTGAGGTTTCCAGGGCGCCCCCTTGCCATACACCACCCCGCCAGGCTGGGCGCGCAGGTCCCGAGGAGCCTGGAGACCCCCACGGGCTGTTGGCCAACCCTTTGTACCCGGAGGAAGCCATGGCTGCTGCTCGGGAGCGTCCGTGGGCTTTGGAGGCGCGTGAGATCCCCCACGGAGCCACACCCAGCTGCCCGGAAGTAACTGAGCCAGCTGTCGTGGCCGTGGACCGTCAGGCTATTTTCCCAGATACCTGGAGTCTCACAAAGGAACGTGGACAGCCGAAGCAGAGGGCAAAGCCAGAGCCAGGGGAGCCGGAAAGCAGCCGCCCGGCCCCAGTTGATGAGGAGCAGTTAGGTGGACAGACACCCATGAGGGGAAGCCTGATCAGGCCAACCCTGGGACCCAAGACCCTCAGGCGGCCGGAAGGCACCACCGAAGCTGCCGCCCAGGTCCAGAGGAAACAGCCGGAGCCTCCACCTGCCGTGGTCACGGACACGCCCAACACCACTGAGAGGATTTCCGCCTCCGGCCAG atCCGCTCTGTGATCAGGAGGAGCCGGGAGACGGGCCACGCACACCCCATGTCCCGGGAGCCCTCCCCTCGCCGCCGGCTGGACCCCGCCACCCTGAGCAGGACCCCTTCCCAGGAGCGGCTCATCGCAGAGCTGCAGGGTCGGCTGGGCATCCAGCCGGAGGCAGAGGAGGCAGCGGGGGCGGCAGGGGTCTCTGCCGAGGACTGGCTGACCGAGGGCGTCATCATCACTGTGCAGCCTCGTGGGAGGCGGGCTGGGGGGCAGCTTGTAGAGAAG gtCGTCTTCCCTCCTGGCTCCCCCGTTCCCCTAAGAAGAACCTTTCCTCTtctggcttctcctcctcctcctgtctctttgCTCCAGCCGCACAAAGACGCCTCAGCCAGCAGCCCTTGTCCCTCGCCCAGCCTGCCCGCCCCCTCTTCCCTGGGGCCCTCTGCTCTTGCCCGAGGTTCCCCTGGGGTCCCAAGTGCTGCGGCAGGGCTTCGGGAAGAGGGTGTGCAgggccccaccccgccccctgctgCACCCCACACTTGGAGGTCCGTGGGCTGCCAGACCGACGAGGACCCGCTCTTCCCCCCGATGCAG ATCCAGGGCCTGGAACAAATGGCGGATGGAGAAGCGTGGGCGGCCGGCTGGCCTCCGAGCGACAGGCAGAGCAGTCCCGAAGGGCAGGACGAGGGAGGG TTCATGGCCCAGGGGAAGACGGGGGGCAGCTCTCCCCCTGGGGGCCCCCCGAAGCCTGGGAGCCAGCTGGATAGTATGCTGGGGAGCCTGCAGTCTGACCTGAACAAACTGGGGGTCGCCACAGTTGCCAAAGGGGTCTGCGGGGCCTGCAAGAAGCCCATCGCTGGACAG GTCGTGACCGCCATGGGAAAGACGTGGCACCCAGAGCACTTCGTCTGCACCCATTGCCAAGAGGAGATCGGATCCCGGAACTTTTTTGAGCGGGATGGACAGCCCTACTGTGAAAAGGACTATCATAACCTCTTTTCTCCGCGCTGCTACTACTGCAATGGTCCCATCCTGGAT AAAGTGGTGACAGCCCTTGACCGGACGTGGCACCCCGAGCACTTcttctgtgcccagtgtggagccttcTTTGGTCCAGAAG GGTTCCATGAGAAAGACGGCAAGGCCTACTGCCGGAAGGATTACTTTGACATGTTCGCGCCCAAGTGTGGCGGCTGTGCCCGGGCCATCCTGGAGAACTACATCTCGGCCCTCAACACTCTCTGGCATCCTGAATGCTTTGTGTGCCGG GAGTGTTTCACGCCCTTCGTCAACGGCAGCTTCTTTGAGCACGACGGGCAGCCCTACTGTGAGGTGCACTACCACGAGCGGCGAGGCTCACTCTGCTCCGGCTGCCAGAAGCCCATCACGGGCCGCTGCATCACCGCCATGGCTAAGAAGTTCCACCCTGAGCACTTCGTCTGTGCCTTCTGCCTCAAGCAGCTCAACAAGGGCACCTTCAAGGAGCAGAACGACAAGCCTTACTGTCAGAACTGCTTCCTCAAGCTCTTCTGCTAG
- the PXN gene encoding paxillin isoform X3, with translation MDDLDALLADLESTTSHISKRPVFLSEETPYSYPTGNHTYQEIAVPPPVPPPPSSEALNGTILDPLDQWDPSASRFIHQQPQSPSPVCGSSAKTSSASVPQDGAGPPCSRAGEEEHVYSFPNKQKSAEPSPTVMSSSLGSNLSELDRLLLELNAVQHNSPGFPADEANSSPPLPGALSPHYGIPENNSPLGGKAGPLTKEKPKRNGGRGLEDVRPSVESLLDELESSVPSPVPAITVNQGEMSSPQRVTSSQQQTRISASSATRELDELMASLSDFKTSSSAVALSSLGLLPKPAPAPRHIPSPSPPGPSLFLPSTPKLASGSPASSQEVLCLEDPSNGQGLRPPVAALQVTPDTPSARSPSVEGPLGPFGAEKQAQVWRDLSSLTSEVSRAPPCHTPPRQAGRAGPEEPGDPHGLLANPLYPEEAMAAARERPWALEAREIPHGATPSCPEVTEPAVVAVDRQAIFPDTWSLTKERGQPKQRAKPEPGEPESSRPAPVDEEQLGGQTPMRGSLIRPTLGPKTLRRPEGTTEAAAQVQRKQPEPPPAVVTDTPNTTERISASGQVVFPPGSPVPLRRTFPLLASPPPPVSLLQPHKDASASSPCPSPSLPAPSSLGPSALARGSPGVPSAAAGLREEGVQGPTPPPAAPHTWRSVGCQTDEDPLFPPMQIQGLEQMADGEAWAAGWPPSDRQSSPEGQDEGGFMAQGKTGGSSPPGGPPKPGSQLDSMLGSLQSDLNKLGVATVAKGVCGACKKPIAGQVVTAMGKTWHPEHFVCTHCQEEIGSRNFFERDGQPYCEKDYHNLFSPRCYYCNGPILDKVVTALDRTWHPEHFFCAQCGAFFGPEGFHEKDGKAYCRKDYFDMFAPKCGGCARAILENYISALNTLWHPECFVCRECFTPFVNGSFFEHDGQPYCEVHYHERRGSLCSGCQKPITGRCITAMAKKFHPEHFVCAFCLKQLNKGTFKEQNDKPYCQNCFLKLFC, from the exons ACGCCCTGCTGGCCGACTTGGAGTCCACCACCTCCCACATCTCCAAACGGCCCGTGTTCTTGTCGGAGGAGACCCCCTACTCGTACCCAACTGGAAACCACACATACCAGGAGATTGCCGTGCCGCCCCCTGTCCCGCCACCCCCATCCAGTGAGGCCCTCAATGGCACGATCCTTGACCCCTTAGACCAGTGGGATCCCAGTGCCTCCCGATTCATCCACCAGCAG CCTCAGTCTCCGTCACCCGTGTGTGGCTCCAGTGCCAAAACTTCCAGCGCCTCCGTGCCCCAGGACGGCGCCGGCCCGCCGTGTTCCCGAGCCGGTGAGGAAGAGCACGTCTACAG tTTCCCCAACAAGCAGAAGTCGGCCGAGCCTTCACCCACTGTGATGAGCTCCTCCCTGGGCAGCAACCTTTCTGAACTTGACCGTCTGCTGCTGGAACTGAATGCGGTGCAGCATAATTCCCCGGGCTTCCCTGCAG ATGAGGCCAACTCAAGCCCGCCGCTGCCTGGAGCTCTGAGCCCCCACTATGGCATCCCAGAGAATAACAGCCCACTGGGGGGCAAAGCTGGACCCCTGACGAAAGAGAAGCCCAAGCGGAATGGGGGCCGCGGCCTGGAGGATGTGAGGCCCAGTGTGGAGAGTCTCTTGGATGAACTCGAGAGCTCCGTGCCCAGCCCCGT CCCTGCCATCACTGTGAACCAGGGCGAGATGAGCAGCCCTCAGCGAGTCACCTCCAGCCAGCAGCAGACACGCATCTCAGCCTCCTCTGCCACCAGGGAGCTTGACGAGCTGATGGCCTCCCTTTCGGATTTCAAG ACCAGCTCCTCTGCTGTGGCCTTGAGCTCCCTGGGGCTGCTGCCCAAACCAGCTCCAGCCCCGCGCCACAtaccttccccttctcctcctgggCCCTCTCTGTTCTTACCATCCACTCCTAAGCTTGCCTCTGGAAGTCCCGCTTCCTCCCAGGAGGTCCTCTGCTTGGAGGACCCCAGTAATGGCCAGGGCCTTCGACCTCCTGTGGCTGCCCTCCAGGTGACACCTGACACTCCCAGTGCGAGGTCTCCCTCTGTGGAGGGCCCTCTGGGGCCATTTGGTGCAGAGAAACAGGCTCAGGTTTGGAGAGACCTATCAAGCCTCACAAGTGAGGTTTCCAGGGCGCCCCCTTGCCATACACCACCCCGCCAGGCTGGGCGCGCAGGTCCCGAGGAGCCTGGAGACCCCCACGGGCTGTTGGCCAACCCTTTGTACCCGGAGGAAGCCATGGCTGCTGCTCGGGAGCGTCCGTGGGCTTTGGAGGCGCGTGAGATCCCCCACGGAGCCACACCCAGCTGCCCGGAAGTAACTGAGCCAGCTGTCGTGGCCGTGGACCGTCAGGCTATTTTCCCAGATACCTGGAGTCTCACAAAGGAACGTGGACAGCCGAAGCAGAGGGCAAAGCCAGAGCCAGGGGAGCCGGAAAGCAGCCGCCCGGCCCCAGTTGATGAGGAGCAGTTAGGTGGACAGACACCCATGAGGGGAAGCCTGATCAGGCCAACCCTGGGACCCAAGACCCTCAGGCGGCCGGAAGGCACCACCGAAGCTGCCGCCCAGGTCCAGAGGAAACAGCCGGAGCCTCCACCTGCCGTGGTCACGGACACGCCCAACACCACTGAGAGGATTTCCGCCTCCGGCCAG gtCGTCTTCCCTCCTGGCTCCCCCGTTCCCCTAAGAAGAACCTTTCCTCTtctggcttctcctcctcctcctgtctctttgCTCCAGCCGCACAAAGACGCCTCAGCCAGCAGCCCTTGTCCCTCGCCCAGCCTGCCCGCCCCCTCTTCCCTGGGGCCCTCTGCTCTTGCCCGAGGTTCCCCTGGGGTCCCAAGTGCTGCGGCAGGGCTTCGGGAAGAGGGTGTGCAgggccccaccccgccccctgctgCACCCCACACTTGGAGGTCCGTGGGCTGCCAGACCGACGAGGACCCGCTCTTCCCCCCGATGCAG ATCCAGGGCCTGGAACAAATGGCGGATGGAGAAGCGTGGGCGGCCGGCTGGCCTCCGAGCGACAGGCAGAGCAGTCCCGAAGGGCAGGACGAGGGAGGG TTCATGGCCCAGGGGAAGACGGGGGGCAGCTCTCCCCCTGGGGGCCCCCCGAAGCCTGGGAGCCAGCTGGATAGTATGCTGGGGAGCCTGCAGTCTGACCTGAACAAACTGGGGGTCGCCACAGTTGCCAAAGGGGTCTGCGGGGCCTGCAAGAAGCCCATCGCTGGACAG GTCGTGACCGCCATGGGAAAGACGTGGCACCCAGAGCACTTCGTCTGCACCCATTGCCAAGAGGAGATCGGATCCCGGAACTTTTTTGAGCGGGATGGACAGCCCTACTGTGAAAAGGACTATCATAACCTCTTTTCTCCGCGCTGCTACTACTGCAATGGTCCCATCCTGGAT AAAGTGGTGACAGCCCTTGACCGGACGTGGCACCCCGAGCACTTcttctgtgcccagtgtggagccttcTTTGGTCCAGAAG GGTTCCATGAGAAAGACGGCAAGGCCTACTGCCGGAAGGATTACTTTGACATGTTCGCGCCCAAGTGTGGCGGCTGTGCCCGGGCCATCCTGGAGAACTACATCTCGGCCCTCAACACTCTCTGGCATCCTGAATGCTTTGTGTGCCGG GAGTGTTTCACGCCCTTCGTCAACGGCAGCTTCTTTGAGCACGACGGGCAGCCCTACTGTGAGGTGCACTACCACGAGCGGCGAGGCTCACTCTGCTCCGGCTGCCAGAAGCCCATCACGGGCCGCTGCATCACCGCCATGGCTAAGAAGTTCCACCCTGAGCACTTCGTCTGTGCCTTCTGCCTCAAGCAGCTCAACAAGGGCACCTTCAAGGAGCAGAACGACAAGCCTTACTGTCAGAACTGCTTCCTCAAGCTCTTCTGCTAG
- the PXN gene encoding paxillin isoform X1 has product MDDLDALLADLESTTSHISKRPVFLSEETPYSYPTGNHTYQEIAVPPPVPPPPSSEALNGTILDPLDQWDPSASRFIHQQPQSPSPVCGSSAKTSSASVPQDGAGPPCSRAGEEEHVYSFPNKQKSAEPSPTVMSSSLGSNLSELDRLLLELNAVQHNSPGFPADEANSSPPLPGALSPHYGIPENNSPLGGKAGPLTKEKPKRNGGRGLEDVRPSVESLLDELESSVPSPVPAITVNQGEMSSPQRVTSSQQQTRISASSATRELDELMASLSDFKTSSSAVALSSLGLLPKPAPAPRHIPSPSPPGPSLFLPSTPKLASGSPASSQEVLCLEDPSNGQGLRPPVAALQVTPDTPSARSPSVEGPLGPFGAEKQAQVWRDLSSLTSEVSRAPPCHTPPRQAGRAGPEEPGDPHGLLANPLYPEEAMAAARERPWALEAREIPHGATPSCPEVTEPAVVAVDRQAIFPDTWSLTKERGQPKQRAKPEPGEPESSRPAPVDEEQLGGQTPMRGSLIRPTLGPKTLRRPEGTTEAAAQVQRKQPEPPPAVVTDTPNTTERISASGQIRSVIRRSRETGHAHPMSREPSPRRRLDPATLSRTPSQERLIAELQGRLGIQPEAEEAAGAAGVSAEDWLTEGVIITVQPRGRRAGGQLVEKVVFPPGSPVPLRRTFPLLASPPPPVSLLQPHKDASASSPCPSPSLPAPSSLGPSALARGSPGVPSAAAGLREEGVQGPTPPPAAPHTWRSVGCQTDEDPLFPPMQIQGLEQMADGEAWAAGWPPSDRQSSPEGQDEGGFMAQGKTGGSSPPGGPPKPGSQLDSMLGSLQSDLNKLGVATVAKGVCGACKKPIAGQVVTAMGKTWHPEHFVCTHCQEEIGSRNFFERDGQPYCEKDYHNLFSPRCYYCNGPILDKVVTALDRTWHPEHFFCAQCGAFFGPEGFHEKDGKAYCRKDYFDMFAPKCGGCARAILENYISALNTLWHPECFVCRECFTPFVNGSFFEHDGQPYCEVHYHERRGSLCSGCQKPITGRCITAMAKKFHPEHFVCAFCLKQLNKGTFKEQNDKPYCQNCFLKLFC; this is encoded by the exons ACGCCCTGCTGGCCGACTTGGAGTCCACCACCTCCCACATCTCCAAACGGCCCGTGTTCTTGTCGGAGGAGACCCCCTACTCGTACCCAACTGGAAACCACACATACCAGGAGATTGCCGTGCCGCCCCCTGTCCCGCCACCCCCATCCAGTGAGGCCCTCAATGGCACGATCCTTGACCCCTTAGACCAGTGGGATCCCAGTGCCTCCCGATTCATCCACCAGCAG CCTCAGTCTCCGTCACCCGTGTGTGGCTCCAGTGCCAAAACTTCCAGCGCCTCCGTGCCCCAGGACGGCGCCGGCCCGCCGTGTTCCCGAGCCGGTGAGGAAGAGCACGTCTACAG tTTCCCCAACAAGCAGAAGTCGGCCGAGCCTTCACCCACTGTGATGAGCTCCTCCCTGGGCAGCAACCTTTCTGAACTTGACCGTCTGCTGCTGGAACTGAATGCGGTGCAGCATAATTCCCCGGGCTTCCCTGCAG ATGAGGCCAACTCAAGCCCGCCGCTGCCTGGAGCTCTGAGCCCCCACTATGGCATCCCAGAGAATAACAGCCCACTGGGGGGCAAAGCTGGACCCCTGACGAAAGAGAAGCCCAAGCGGAATGGGGGCCGCGGCCTGGAGGATGTGAGGCCCAGTGTGGAGAGTCTCTTGGATGAACTCGAGAGCTCCGTGCCCAGCCCCGT CCCTGCCATCACTGTGAACCAGGGCGAGATGAGCAGCCCTCAGCGAGTCACCTCCAGCCAGCAGCAGACACGCATCTCAGCCTCCTCTGCCACCAGGGAGCTTGACGAGCTGATGGCCTCCCTTTCGGATTTCAAG ACCAGCTCCTCTGCTGTGGCCTTGAGCTCCCTGGGGCTGCTGCCCAAACCAGCTCCAGCCCCGCGCCACAtaccttccccttctcctcctgggCCCTCTCTGTTCTTACCATCCACTCCTAAGCTTGCCTCTGGAAGTCCCGCTTCCTCCCAGGAGGTCCTCTGCTTGGAGGACCCCAGTAATGGCCAGGGCCTTCGACCTCCTGTGGCTGCCCTCCAGGTGACACCTGACACTCCCAGTGCGAGGTCTCCCTCTGTGGAGGGCCCTCTGGGGCCATTTGGTGCAGAGAAACAGGCTCAGGTTTGGAGAGACCTATCAAGCCTCACAAGTGAGGTTTCCAGGGCGCCCCCTTGCCATACACCACCCCGCCAGGCTGGGCGCGCAGGTCCCGAGGAGCCTGGAGACCCCCACGGGCTGTTGGCCAACCCTTTGTACCCGGAGGAAGCCATGGCTGCTGCTCGGGAGCGTCCGTGGGCTTTGGAGGCGCGTGAGATCCCCCACGGAGCCACACCCAGCTGCCCGGAAGTAACTGAGCCAGCTGTCGTGGCCGTGGACCGTCAGGCTATTTTCCCAGATACCTGGAGTCTCACAAAGGAACGTGGACAGCCGAAGCAGAGGGCAAAGCCAGAGCCAGGGGAGCCGGAAAGCAGCCGCCCGGCCCCAGTTGATGAGGAGCAGTTAGGTGGACAGACACCCATGAGGGGAAGCCTGATCAGGCCAACCCTGGGACCCAAGACCCTCAGGCGGCCGGAAGGCACCACCGAAGCTGCCGCCCAGGTCCAGAGGAAACAGCCGGAGCCTCCACCTGCCGTGGTCACGGACACGCCCAACACCACTGAGAGGATTTCCGCCTCCGGCCAG atCCGCTCTGTGATCAGGAGGAGCCGGGAGACGGGCCACGCACACCCCATGTCCCGGGAGCCCTCCCCTCGCCGCCGGCTGGACCCCGCCACCCTGAGCAGGACCCCTTCCCAGGAGCGGCTCATCGCAGAGCTGCAGGGTCGGCTGGGCATCCAGCCGGAGGCAGAGGAGGCAGCGGGGGCGGCAGGGGTCTCTGCCGAGGACTGGCTGACCGAGGGCGTCATCATCACTGTGCAGCCTCGTGGGAGGCGGGCTGGGGGGCAGCTTGTAGAGAAG gtCGTCTTCCCTCCTGGCTCCCCCGTTCCCCTAAGAAGAACCTTTCCTCTtctggcttctcctcctcctcctgtctctttgCTCCAGCCGCACAAAGACGCCTCAGCCAGCAGCCCTTGTCCCTCGCCCAGCCTGCCCGCCCCCTCTTCCCTGGGGCCCTCTGCTCTTGCCCGAGGTTCCCCTGGGGTCCCAAGTGCTGCGGCAGGGCTTCGGGAAGAGGGTGTGCAgggccccaccccgccccctgctgCACCCCACACTTGGAGGTCCGTGGGCTGCCAGACCGACGAGGACCCGCTCTTCCCCCCGATGCAG ATCCAGGGCCTGGAACAAATGGCGGATGGAGAAGCGTGGGCGGCCGGCTGGCCTCCGAGCGACAGGCAGAGCAGTCCCGAAGGGCAGGACGAGGGAGGG TTCATGGCCCAGGGGAAGACGGGGGGCAGCTCTCCCCCTGGGGGCCCCCCGAAGCCTGGGAGCCAGCTGGATAGTATGCTGGGGAGCCTGCAGTCTGACCTGAACAAACTGGGGGTCGCCACAGTTGCCAAAGGGGTCTGCGGGGCCTGCAAGAAGCCCATCGCTGGACAG GTCGTGACCGCCATGGGAAAGACGTGGCACCCAGAGCACTTCGTCTGCACCCATTGCCAAGAGGAGATCGGATCCCGGAACTTTTTTGAGCGGGATGGACAGCCCTACTGTGAAAAGGACTATCATAACCTCTTTTCTCCGCGCTGCTACTACTGCAATGGTCCCATCCTGGAT AAAGTGGTGACAGCCCTTGACCGGACGTGGCACCCCGAGCACTTcttctgtgcccagtgtggagccttcTTTGGTCCAGAAG GGTTCCATGAGAAAGACGGCAAGGCCTACTGCCGGAAGGATTACTTTGACATGTTCGCGCCCAAGTGTGGCGGCTGTGCCCGGGCCATCCTGGAGAACTACATCTCGGCCCTCAACACTCTCTGGCATCCTGAATGCTTTGTGTGCCGG GAGTGTTTCACGCCCTTCGTCAACGGCAGCTTCTTTGAGCACGACGGGCAGCCCTACTGTGAGGTGCACTACCACGAGCGGCGAGGCTCACTCTGCTCCGGCTGCCAGAAGCCCATCACGGGCCGCTGCATCACCGCCATGGCTAAGAAGTTCCACCCTGAGCACTTCGTCTGTGCCTTCTGCCTCAAGCAGCTCAACAAGGGCACCTTCAAGGAGCAGAACGACAAGCCTTACTGTCAGAACTGCTTCCTCAAGCTCTTCTGCTAG
- the PXN gene encoding paxillin isoform X5 has product MDDLDALLADLESTTSHISKRPVFLSEETPYSYPTGNHTYQEIAVPPPVPPPPSSEALNGTILDPLDQWDPSASRFIHQQPQSPSPVCGSSAKTSSASVPQDGAGPPCSRAGEEEHVYSFPNKQKSAEPSPTVMSSSLGSNLSELDRLLLELNAVQHNSPGFPADEANSSPPLPGALSPHYGIPENNSPLGGKAGPLTKEKPKRNGGRGLEDVRPSVESLLDELESSVPSPVPAITVNQGEMSSPQRVTSSQQQTRISASSATRELDELMASLSDFKIQGLEQMADGEAWAAGWPPSDRQSSPEGQDEGGFMAQGKTGGSSPPGGPPKPGSQLDSMLGSLQSDLNKLGVATVAKGVCGACKKPIAGQVVTAMGKTWHPEHFVCTHCQEEIGSRNFFERDGQPYCEKDYHNLFSPRCYYCNGPILDKVVTALDRTWHPEHFFCAQCGAFFGPEGFHEKDGKAYCRKDYFDMFAPKCGGCARAILENYISALNTLWHPECFVCRECFTPFVNGSFFEHDGQPYCEVHYHERRGSLCSGCQKPITGRCITAMAKKFHPEHFVCAFCLKQLNKGTFKEQNDKPYCQNCFLKLFC; this is encoded by the exons ACGCCCTGCTGGCCGACTTGGAGTCCACCACCTCCCACATCTCCAAACGGCCCGTGTTCTTGTCGGAGGAGACCCCCTACTCGTACCCAACTGGAAACCACACATACCAGGAGATTGCCGTGCCGCCCCCTGTCCCGCCACCCCCATCCAGTGAGGCCCTCAATGGCACGATCCTTGACCCCTTAGACCAGTGGGATCCCAGTGCCTCCCGATTCATCCACCAGCAG CCTCAGTCTCCGTCACCCGTGTGTGGCTCCAGTGCCAAAACTTCCAGCGCCTCCGTGCCCCAGGACGGCGCCGGCCCGCCGTGTTCCCGAGCCGGTGAGGAAGAGCACGTCTACAG tTTCCCCAACAAGCAGAAGTCGGCCGAGCCTTCACCCACTGTGATGAGCTCCTCCCTGGGCAGCAACCTTTCTGAACTTGACCGTCTGCTGCTGGAACTGAATGCGGTGCAGCATAATTCCCCGGGCTTCCCTGCAG ATGAGGCCAACTCAAGCCCGCCGCTGCCTGGAGCTCTGAGCCCCCACTATGGCATCCCAGAGAATAACAGCCCACTGGGGGGCAAAGCTGGACCCCTGACGAAAGAGAAGCCCAAGCGGAATGGGGGCCGCGGCCTGGAGGATGTGAGGCCCAGTGTGGAGAGTCTCTTGGATGAACTCGAGAGCTCCGTGCCCAGCCCCGT CCCTGCCATCACTGTGAACCAGGGCGAGATGAGCAGCCCTCAGCGAGTCACCTCCAGCCAGCAGCAGACACGCATCTCAGCCTCCTCTGCCACCAGGGAGCTTGACGAGCTGATGGCCTCCCTTTCGGATTTCAAG ATCCAGGGCCTGGAACAAATGGCGGATGGAGAAGCGTGGGCGGCCGGCTGGCCTCCGAGCGACAGGCAGAGCAGTCCCGAAGGGCAGGACGAGGGAGGG TTCATGGCCCAGGGGAAGACGGGGGGCAGCTCTCCCCCTGGGGGCCCCCCGAAGCCTGGGAGCCAGCTGGATAGTATGCTGGGGAGCCTGCAGTCTGACCTGAACAAACTGGGGGTCGCCACAGTTGCCAAAGGGGTCTGCGGGGCCTGCAAGAAGCCCATCGCTGGACAG GTCGTGACCGCCATGGGAAAGACGTGGCACCCAGAGCACTTCGTCTGCACCCATTGCCAAGAGGAGATCGGATCCCGGAACTTTTTTGAGCGGGATGGACAGCCCTACTGTGAAAAGGACTATCATAACCTCTTTTCTCCGCGCTGCTACTACTGCAATGGTCCCATCCTGGAT AAAGTGGTGACAGCCCTTGACCGGACGTGGCACCCCGAGCACTTcttctgtgcccagtgtggagccttcTTTGGTCCAGAAG GGTTCCATGAGAAAGACGGCAAGGCCTACTGCCGGAAGGATTACTTTGACATGTTCGCGCCCAAGTGTGGCGGCTGTGCCCGGGCCATCCTGGAGAACTACATCTCGGCCCTCAACACTCTCTGGCATCCTGAATGCTTTGTGTGCCGG GAGTGTTTCACGCCCTTCGTCAACGGCAGCTTCTTTGAGCACGACGGGCAGCCCTACTGTGAGGTGCACTACCACGAGCGGCGAGGCTCACTCTGCTCCGGCTGCCAGAAGCCCATCACGGGCCGCTGCATCACCGCCATGGCTAAGAAGTTCCACCCTGAGCACTTCGTCTGTGCCTTCTGCCTCAAGCAGCTCAACAAGGGCACCTTCAAGGAGCAGAACGACAAGCCTTACTGTCAGAACTGCTTCCTCAAGCTCTTCTGCTAG